The following are encoded together in the Anaerostipes caccae L1-92 genome:
- a CDS encoding SDR family oxidoreductase has translation MSESWLGLEGKTVIVTGGASGIGKAVAQEFLNVGCNVVVSDMAPEAPEFDTAAGRFHYVKTDVTSAEDVDAMVKEVVDTFGTVDVLVNNAGINIPRLLVDPKEPKGQYELDEAVWDKVCGVNLKGVFFCAQAVGRILVEKGEGVIINMSSESGLEGSEGQSVYAATKNAVNSLTRSWAKELGKQGVRVVGVAPGIMEATGLRTLAYESALAYTRGITVDDLRAGYSKTSTTPLGRSGKLSEVADMCVYLASQRSSYVHGVTINVAGGKTRG, from the coding sequence ATGAGCGAATCATGGTTGGGCCTTGAAGGCAAGACAGTCATCGTAACCGGCGGGGCATCCGGAATCGGGAAAGCAGTTGCCCAGGAATTTTTAAATGTCGGGTGCAATGTGGTTGTTTCCGACATGGCGCCGGAAGCGCCGGAGTTTGACACTGCAGCCGGCAGGTTCCATTACGTGAAGACCGACGTAACCAGTGCAGAAGATGTGGATGCTATGGTAAAAGAAGTGGTGGACACATTCGGAACCGTAGATGTACTGGTGAACAACGCAGGGATCAATATTCCGAGACTCCTGGTAGACCCGAAAGAGCCGAAAGGACAGTATGAACTGGACGAAGCAGTCTGGGATAAAGTGTGCGGCGTCAACTTAAAGGGAGTGTTCTTCTGTGCACAGGCAGTGGGCAGAATCCTTGTGGAAAAAGGAGAAGGGGTCATCATCAACATGTCTTCAGAGAGCGGACTGGAAGGCTCCGAGGGACAGAGCGTGTACGCGGCGACAAAGAACGCAGTGAATTCCCTGACCAGAAGCTGGGCAAAAGAATTAGGGAAACAGGGAGTGCGCGTAGTAGGCGTGGCACCGGGCATCATGGAAGCGACAGGATTAAGAACGTTAGCGTATGAATCAGCGCTGGCGTATACAAGAGGGATCACAGTGGATGATTTAAGAGCGGGTTACAGCAAGACATCCACAACACCGCTCGGAAGATCTGGAAAACTCTCCGAAGTGGCAGATATGTGTGTCTATCTGGCAAGCCAGAGATCTTCTTATGTACATGGTGTGACCATCAATGTAGCCGGCGGAAAAACAAGAGGTTAG
- a CDS encoding metallophosphoesterase, translating into MLFIILTAAVILGAAVCFASMNENQNLSLEEYTVVSAKLPEEFDGFKIVFLTDLHCNEFDYQNKALIDMIDGCSPDAVFVGGDMLVSRVDSSYEVALDLMRELSRRYRIYYADGNHEMRLKRNEEVYGVAYKEYVHQLKECGVVHLSNESIMVDSGISAICLTAYDMEEKQYRKFHPAPPSLEEMSDALGDADPEFFQVLLAHNPNYFRQYSKWGCDLVLSGHFHGGMVRLPKIGGVISPQFQLFPKYDAGEYQIGTSIMILSRGLGNHSIKIRLFNRPEVSCITLKKK; encoded by the coding sequence ATGTTGTTTATAATTTTAACTGCAGCTGTAATATTGGGGGCGGCTGTATGTTTTGCGAGTATGAATGAAAATCAAAACTTGTCGTTGGAAGAATATACGGTTGTTTCTGCAAAACTGCCGGAGGAATTTGACGGCTTTAAAATCGTGTTCCTGACAGACCTCCACTGCAATGAATTTGATTACCAGAATAAGGCGCTGATCGACATGATCGACGGCTGCAGTCCCGATGCCGTTTTTGTGGGCGGGGATATGCTTGTGAGCAGGGTGGACTCGTCTTATGAAGTCGCGCTGGATTTGATGAGAGAACTCTCCCGGAGATACCGTATCTATTATGCGGACGGGAACCATGAAATGAGGCTCAAGAGAAATGAGGAAGTCTATGGAGTGGCCTATAAAGAATACGTTCACCAGCTCAAAGAATGCGGAGTCGTTCATCTGTCCAACGAGAGTATCATGGTCGACAGCGGTATTTCTGCCATCTGTCTGACGGCTTATGATATGGAAGAAAAACAGTACCGCAAGTTTCATCCTGCTCCGCCTTCGCTGGAGGAGATGTCGGATGCGCTCGGAGATGCAGATCCGGAATTTTTTCAGGTACTTCTGGCCCACAATCCAAATTATTTCAGGCAGTATTCCAAGTGGGGGTGTGATCTGGTCTTATCCGGGCATTTTCATGGAGGGATGGTCAGACTTCCGAAGATCGGCGGTGTGATATCGCCTCAGTTTCAGCTGTTTCCAAAGTATGATGCGGGAGAATATCAGATCGGTACATCGATCATGATCTTAAGCCGCGGTTTGGGAAATCATTCAATTAAGATCAGGCTGTTTAACAGGCCTGAGGTATCGTGTATTACATTAAAGAAAAAGTAG
- a CDS encoding BglG family transcription antiterminator yields the protein MKLFNDENRMAALLRNVEVQDSSDVERIAAKLSVSTKTVRNDVKELNCLMGGYAVISNKKGQYKLIVFDQKGYEEIRDKIYEQEEYFNSPQTRMAYIFWQLMDAKKPYLIDDLSEEMKVGRTTTVGDLNRIREQIKKYDLTVEGKANTGLSLCGEEIKIRLFLLENVYEQIYLNYPLGSRLRQLLYDMQTEYSLDALGFGQFFRAFVVMIDRLGNGHTIESLDHRYLELYDSKVYEIADEFADKVEEAVPFKIPKPERIFLCLPIAGMRTPVNTEGIENYIQISEEAADLIIEILDRIRDEIGVTVIVNELFDDFVYHVFFMINRLKYGFHIRNALVEEVKDEYSVAYTMAGIAKDVIETRTGVEVTKDELGFLAMYFGVFLLEQAPEQKQYRIAIVCGSGKIIGRLIASQLKNIFEVEPAIDYYFNGDFEAEKEDSYDLIITTTNLKTKGPTPIIDIDEVFDKNLLKSKVESVKNMAEMGIPIRRGIDSVFLNMLDEERFFVLRPELGYEENVDMMTEELYKQGLVDEGFEERIRIREQESTMIFEKNIAFPHTTNKLQKLTLAFGVFPEEEKAKGEDEVQLVFLLAIPEEMKNDSVLIQLYDNMLAIAHEPDVVKKLRQMKSYRELLLYFVEENNIFK from the coding sequence ATGAAACTTTTTAATGATGAAAACAGAATGGCTGCTCTGTTGAGGAACGTGGAGGTACAGGATTCCTCCGACGTAGAACGCATTGCGGCGAAGCTCAGCGTTTCCACAAAGACTGTGCGGAACGATGTAAAAGAGCTGAACTGCCTGATGGGCGGATATGCAGTCATCAGCAATAAAAAAGGACAGTATAAGCTTATTGTATTCGATCAGAAGGGTTATGAGGAGATTCGAGATAAGATCTACGAACAGGAAGAATATTTTAATTCCCCTCAGACAAGGATGGCGTATATTTTCTGGCAGCTGATGGATGCCAAAAAGCCGTATCTGATCGATGACCTGTCGGAGGAGATGAAGGTAGGGAGAACGACAACCGTCGGAGATTTAAATCGTATCCGGGAACAGATAAAAAAGTATGATCTGACAGTGGAAGGAAAGGCAAACACAGGGCTCTCCCTTTGCGGGGAAGAGATTAAGATCCGCCTGTTTCTTCTGGAAAATGTCTATGAGCAGATTTATCTCAACTATCCGCTGGGCAGCCGGTTAAGGCAGCTTTTGTATGATATGCAGACAGAATATTCTCTGGATGCCTTGGGATTCGGACAATTTTTCAGGGCATTTGTAGTCATGATCGACCGCCTTGGGAACGGACATACGATTGAATCTCTGGACCACAGGTATCTGGAGCTTTATGACAGCAAAGTATACGAGATTGCGGACGAATTTGCGGACAAAGTGGAAGAGGCTGTTCCGTTCAAAATACCAAAACCAGAGAGGATCTTCCTCTGTCTGCCTATTGCAGGGATGAGGACTCCTGTTAATACGGAAGGGATAGAGAACTATATCCAGATTTCAGAAGAGGCGGCAGATCTGATTATTGAGATTTTAGACCGCATCCGGGATGAGATCGGTGTTACAGTGATCGTAAATGAACTGTTTGATGATTTTGTCTATCATGTATTTTTTATGATCAACCGGCTGAAATATGGATTTCATATCCGGAATGCTTTGGTGGAAGAAGTAAAAGATGAATACTCCGTTGCCTACACGATGGCCGGCATAGCCAAAGATGTCATCGAAACGAGGACCGGAGTCGAGGTGACGAAGGACGAGCTGGGGTTTCTGGCAATGTATTTCGGCGTGTTTCTTTTAGAACAGGCGCCGGAACAGAAGCAGTACAGAATTGCCATTGTATGCGGCTCAGGAAAGATCATCGGAAGACTGATCGCCAGCCAGCTGAAAAATATTTTTGAGGTGGAACCGGCTATCGATTATTATTTTAATGGAGATTTTGAGGCGGAAAAAGAAGATTCCTACGACTTGATTATTACGACAACAAATTTAAAGACAAAAGGGCCGACACCGATTATTGATATTGATGAGGTGTTCGACAAGAATCTGCTGAAAAGTAAAGTAGAAAGTGTAAAAAATATGGCGGAGATGGGAATACCGATTCGCCGGGGAATTGATTCAGTGTTCCTGAACATGCTGGACGAGGAACGGTTCTTTGTGCTTAGGCCGGAACTTGGCTATGAAGAGAATGTGGACATGATGACCGAAGAACTGTATAAACAGGGACTTGTGGACGAAGGCTTTGAGGAGAGAATCCGCATTCGGGAACAGGAATCGACAATGATATTTGAAAAAAATATTGCTTTTCCTCATACGACGAATAAACTGCAGAAGCTGACCCTTGCCTTCGGTGTATTTCCGGAAGAAGAGAAGGCAAAGGGAGAGGACGAAGTTCAGCTGGTGTTTTTGCTGGCCATCCCGGAAGAAATGAAAAATGATTCCGTGCTGATTCAGCTCTATGACAACATGCTGGCGATCGCCCATGAGCCAGACGTGGTGAAGAAGCTTCGGCAGATGAAGAGTTACAGGGAATTACTTCTGTATTTTGTGGAAGAGAACAATATTTTTAAATAA
- a CDS encoding D-alanyl-D-alanine carboxypeptidase family protein encodes MKKAAIFILSLLLCISSGTMVCATEPETLLTVAQDGEGLDLTAKSAVVMEAGSGTILYQKDKDMKLPPASVTKVMSLLLIFEELDKGNLKYSDKVTVSEHAASMGGSQVFLEPGESQTVDTMLKCIVISSANDAVVSMAEHIAGSEGAFVKRMNEKAKQLGMKNTTFKNSCGLDIKGHETSAYDIALMSRELTTKHPDIFKYTKIWMDKFTHETKKGTKEFGLSNTNKLLKQYNGCTGLKTGSTSTAKFCLSATATRNGVSLIAVVMASDDSKTRVKDASALLDYGFSHCQVMEDHTKAKDIGKIAVTKGKKETVSYQEDIPAKIVLVKGSKNDVKKQIRIGQVKAPVKKGQVLGYIIYKRGDEVLLKKPVKATESVEKMNFLTSLTRLAERYF; translated from the coding sequence ATGAAAAAAGCAGCAATTTTTATTCTTTCGTTACTGTTATGCATTTCATCCGGAACCATGGTGTGTGCCACAGAACCGGAAACATTGCTTACAGTGGCTCAGGACGGAGAAGGGCTTGACTTGACTGCAAAATCTGCAGTTGTGATGGAGGCGGGGAGCGGCACCATACTGTATCAAAAGGACAAAGACATGAAACTGCCTCCGGCCAGTGTGACAAAAGTCATGTCTCTTCTTTTGATCTTTGAAGAACTGGACAAAGGAAATCTTAAGTATTCAGATAAAGTGACAGTCAGCGAGCACGCGGCTTCGATGGGAGGGTCCCAGGTGTTCTTAGAACCTGGAGAAAGCCAGACGGTGGACACGATGCTTAAATGTATCGTGATCTCCAGTGCCAACGATGCGGTTGTATCCATGGCGGAACATATCGCGGGAAGCGAGGGCGCTTTTGTAAAGCGGATGAATGAAAAGGCGAAGCAGCTTGGCATGAAAAATACCACATTTAAAAACAGCTGCGGACTGGATATCAAAGGACATGAGACTTCAGCCTATGATATTGCCCTGATGTCAAGAGAACTGACGACAAAACACCCGGATATTTTTAAATATACAAAAATATGGATGGACAAATTTACCCATGAGACGAAAAAGGGAACGAAGGAATTCGGTCTGAGCAATACAAATAAACTGTTAAAGCAGTATAACGGATGTACCGGCCTGAAGACAGGAAGCACCAGCACCGCAAAGTTCTGTCTGAGTGCCACGGCTACGAGAAACGGGGTCAGTCTGATTGCTGTTGTCATGGCCAGCGACGATTCCAAGACAAGGGTGAAAGATGCCAGTGCTTTGCTGGACTATGGATTTTCTCACTGCCAGGTCATGGAGGACCACACGAAAGCAAAGGATATCGGAAAGATTGCGGTGACAAAAGGAAAGAAAGAGACCGTCTCCTATCAAGAGGATATTCCTGCGAAGATTGTCCTGGTGAAGGGCAGTAAAAATGATGTGAAGAAGCAGATCCGTATCGGCCAGGTGAAAGCCCCTGTGAAAAAGGGTCAGGTATTGGGATATATTATATATAAAAGAGGAGATGAAGTCCTTCTGAAAAAACCGGTAAAAGCCACAGAGAGCGTAGAGAAAATGAACTTCCTTACCAGTCTGACACGATTGGCTGAGCGATATTTTTAA
- a CDS encoding segregation and condensation protein A yields the protein MAAIDIKLNVFEGPLDLLLHLIEKNKVDIYDIPISEITEQYLAYIREMEEEDLDVMSDFLVMAATLLRIKAKMLLPAKEDDEEEGDPREELVLRLLEYKIYKYASKELKAREYEAEKIFFKERAVPEEVLRYRRPVDVREITRDVTMEDLNRIFQFVMRKREDKIDPIRSKFGEIKQEEVRLEDKMEEVEYLISSRRRMSFRQLLEGQMTKEKVVVTFLSVLELMKVGKIRAVQEKIGQEIIIEVLERHETETGSD from the coding sequence ATGGCAGCGATTGATATAAAATTAAATGTTTTTGAGGGACCCTTGGATCTTTTGCTCCATCTGATTGAGAAAAATAAGGTGGATATCTATGACATTCCTATCTCTGAGATCACGGAACAGTATCTTGCCTATATCCGTGAGATGGAGGAGGAAGATCTGGATGTGATGAGTGATTTTCTTGTGATGGCGGCGACACTGCTCAGGATCAAAGCCAAAATGCTTCTTCCGGCCAAAGAAGATGATGAGGAAGAAGGCGATCCGAGGGAGGAATTGGTTTTAAGGCTCCTGGAGTACAAAATATACAAGTACGCGTCCAAAGAACTGAAAGCCAGAGAGTACGAGGCGGAGAAGATCTTTTTTAAAGAAAGGGCCGTGCCGGAAGAGGTGCTCAGATACCGCCGTCCGGTTGACGTCCGGGAGATCACAAGGGATGTCACCATGGAGGATCTGAACAGGATTTTCCAATTTGTCATGCGCAAAAGGGAAGATAAGATCGATCCCATCAGGAGCAAGTTTGGAGAGATCAAACAGGAGGAAGTCCGGCTGGAAGATAAGATGGAAGAAGTGGAATATCTGATCTCTTCCAGGAGACGCATGTCATTCAGACAGCTGCTGGAAGGACAGATGACCAAAGAAAAAGTCGTCGTCACATTTCTTTCAGTTTTGGAACTGATGAAGGTTGGAAAGATACGGGCTGTCCAGGAAAAGATCGGACAGGAAATTATAATAGAGGTGTTGGAGAGGCATGAGACAGAAACAGGCAGTGATTGA
- a CDS encoding transcriptional regulator GutM, producing MSYYLLIAGALLTAFILQFLFSMVQMKGFNVHYGRMRKIGRVAIGKSKGGFHAGAMVMFAIDKRGMIKEGCFMRGFTIFARFKKFDDFNGKNVGLITKEDCKGMEYSLRRSVLNAASNYNTIMDGGEVVETPGLLTRIADMLLGKSRKACK from the coding sequence ATGTCATACTATTTATTGATTGCAGGAGCGCTGCTGACGGCATTTATACTGCAGTTTCTGTTTTCAATGGTTCAGATGAAGGGCTTTAACGTCCACTACGGAAGAATGAGAAAAATCGGAAGAGTGGCAATCGGAAAAAGCAAAGGCGGTTTTCATGCCGGAGCTATGGTGATGTTTGCAATTGATAAACGTGGCATGATCAAAGAAGGATGTTTCATGCGGGGATTTACAATCTTTGCACGATTTAAGAAGTTTGATGATTTCAACGGAAAGAATGTGGGACTGATTACGAAAGAAGACTGCAAAGGCATGGAATATTCTTTGAGACGATCCGTTTTGAATGCAGCCTCCAACTACAACACGATCATGGACGGAGGCGAAGTAGTGGAGACGCCGGGACTCTTGACGAGAATTGCGGACATGCTTCTCGGCAAATCCAGAAAAGCCTGCAAATAG
- a CDS encoding PTS glucitol/sorbitol transporter subunit IIC, with protein MNVIVKFASGFMGLFDTGAQTFIGWVSGIVPKVLLLLILMNTIIALVGQDRINKFAKVCSKNVILAYGVLPFIAAFMLGNPMAFSMGKFLPERQKPSYYASAAYHCHTNSGIFPHINPGEIFIYMGIAAGIQKLGLNETDLALRYLLVGLVMNFFAGWVTDFTTKIVMKQQGIELSNEIKLEDQ; from the coding sequence ATGAACGTTATTGTAAAATTTGCGTCAGGATTTATGGGATTATTTGACACTGGTGCCCAGACTTTTATCGGATGGGTGTCAGGAATTGTACCGAAAGTATTACTGTTACTTATTTTAATGAACACCATCATCGCATTGGTTGGACAGGACAGGATCAACAAATTTGCGAAGGTGTGCTCTAAAAATGTTATTTTGGCTTATGGGGTGCTGCCATTTATCGCGGCATTCATGTTAGGTAACCCAATGGCGTTTTCTATGGGTAAATTCCTGCCGGAACGCCAGAAACCAAGCTACTATGCATCAGCAGCTTATCACTGCCACACAAACAGCGGTATTTTCCCGCATATCAACCCGGGTGAAATCTTCATCTACATGGGAATTGCAGCTGGAATCCAGAAACTCGGCTTAAACGAAACAGACCTTGCACTTCGTTATCTGTTAGTCGGTCTTGTCATGAACTTCTTTGCCGGATGGGTAACTGACTTTACGACAAAGATCGTTATGAAACAGCAGGGAATCGAACTGAGCAACGAGATTAAGTTAGAGGATCAATAA
- the scpB gene encoding SMC-Scp complex subunit ScpB — MRQKQAVIEAILFSMGESVSKKQLMAALDIPEDLFFYLIDQLKRKYNRKDSGIRLLELDGSYQLCTRPEYYDQLIKIVNQPKKPKLTDVMMETLSIIAYKQPVTKQEIEAIRGVKCDHPVNKLLEYNLIREAGRLDAVGRPILFRTTEEFLRCFGVGSIKELPEIEQDKVEDFKQEAQEEVKYALEELEQN; from the coding sequence ATGAGACAGAAACAGGCAGTGATTGAGGCAATTTTATTTTCCATGGGAGAGAGCGTCTCGAAGAAACAGCTGATGGCAGCTCTGGATATCCCGGAGGATTTATTTTTTTACTTAATTGATCAGCTGAAAAGAAAATACAACAGAAAAGACAGCGGAATCCGGCTTCTTGAGCTGGACGGTTCTTACCAGCTGTGCACCAGGCCGGAATACTATGATCAATTAATTAAAATTGTAAACCAGCCGAAAAAACCGAAGCTTACCGATGTCATGATGGAGACTTTATCGATCATCGCATATAAGCAGCCGGTGACAAAACAAGAGATAGAAGCCATCCGAGGGGTCAAATGCGACCATCCGGTCAATAAGTTATTAGAGTATAACTTAATCCGGGAGGCCGGGCGTTTAGACGCCGTCGGACGACCGATATTATTCAGAACGACGGAAGAATTCTTGCGCTGTTTTGGAGTGGGATCCATAAAAGAGCTTCCTGAAATTGAACAGGATAAGGTAGAGGACTTTAAACAAGAAGCTCAGGAGGAAGTAAAATATGCATTAGAGGAACTGGAACAAAATTAA
- the ilvB gene encoding biosynthetic-type acetolactate synthase large subunit — MGKITGNQLLVKALKEEGVDTVFGYPGACVIDIFDELYKDDTIDVILPRHEQGLIHAADGYARSTGKVGVCLATSGPGATNLVTGIATANYDSVPLVCFTGQVALPLIGNDTFQEVDIVGVTRNVAKFVIVVRDRADLGRIIKEAFYIARTGKPGPVLIDLPKDVMGTFGSEEYPDSVNIRGYKPNTKVHHGQVMRAMKALHKSKKPLFLIGGGTKIAGAHKEMTKLAEILKVPVVSTIMGRGVLPTDHPLYFGNIGMHGNFAANEAIANCDVLFSIGTRFNDRITGKLGTFASKAKIIHIDIDTAAISKNVTVDIPIVADAKEAILDILELAQKEPALNVERWISMMESWQKSHPIKMEDAEGNLTPQMIIEAINKDFKEPIVVTDVGQNQMWATQYVELHGNRQLLTSGGLGTMGYGFPAALGACIGNPGREVVCISGDGGAQMNIQEMATAVVQELPVVFCIFNNGYLGMVRQWQDLFYNRRFASTCLKYRKSCKGNCTPENHPCPPYTPDFVKLAESYGAQGIRVTRPEEIDAAFEKAKEKTDGPTLIEFIIDSEQLVFPMMKTGGSINEMIMDR; from the coding sequence ATGGGAAAAATTACAGGAAACCAGCTTTTGGTAAAGGCATTGAAAGAAGAAGGCGTAGATACCGTCTTTGGGTATCCGGGGGCCTGCGTCATCGATATTTTTGATGAGTTATACAAAGATGACACGATCGACGTGATCCTTCCGAGACACGAACAGGGACTGATCCATGCGGCAGACGGGTATGCAAGGTCTACCGGTAAAGTGGGGGTCTGTCTTGCGACCAGCGGGCCGGGGGCGACAAACCTGGTGACGGGAATCGCTACGGCGAATTATGACAGTGTACCGCTTGTGTGCTTCACCGGGCAGGTGGCGCTTCCGCTGATCGGAAATGATACGTTCCAGGAAGTTGATATTGTGGGCGTGACAAGAAATGTCGCCAAATTTGTGATCGTTGTAAGGGACAGGGCAGATCTGGGACGTATTATCAAAGAAGCCTTTTATATCGCAAGGACCGGGAAACCGGGGCCGGTGCTGATCGATCTGCCAAAAGACGTGATGGGCACCTTCGGCAGTGAGGAGTATCCGGACAGCGTAAATATCAGAGGATACAAACCGAACACAAAAGTACATCACGGACAGGTGATGAGAGCCATGAAAGCTCTTCACAAGTCTAAAAAACCACTGTTTTTGATCGGCGGAGGAACAAAGATTGCCGGAGCCCACAAAGAGATGACAAAGCTTGCGGAAATATTGAAGGTACCTGTGGTGTCTACGATTATGGGACGCGGAGTACTGCCAACGGACCATCCGCTCTACTTTGGCAACATCGGCATGCACGGAAACTTTGCGGCAAATGAAGCTATTGCAAACTGTGATGTCCTGTTTTCCATCGGGACGAGATTCAATGACCGGATCACGGGAAAACTTGGTACGTTTGCGTCCAAGGCAAAGATCATACATATTGATATCGACACGGCGGCCATTTCTAAAAATGTAACCGTGGATATTCCGATCGTTGCAGATGCAAAGGAAGCGATTTTAGATATTCTGGAATTGGCACAAAAAGAACCGGCTCTGAATGTGGAGCGCTGGATCTCCATGATGGAGAGCTGGCAGAAATCCCATCCGATCAAGATGGAGGATGCCGAGGGAAATCTGACTCCTCAGATGATCATAGAGGCCATCAACAAAGACTTTAAAGAACCGATCGTTGTCACAGACGTAGGGCAGAATCAGATGTGGGCGACACAGTATGTAGAACTCCATGGAAACCGCCAGCTGCTGACATCAGGAGGGCTGGGTACGATGGGATACGGATTCCCGGCGGCCTTGGGTGCATGTATCGGAAATCCCGGAAGGGAAGTCGTATGCATCAGCGGAGACGGCGGAGCCCAGATGAACATCCAGGAAATGGCGACAGCAGTCGTGCAGGAACTTCCTGTGGTATTCTGTATTTTCAACAACGGATATCTGGGCATGGTGAGGCAGTGGCAGGATCTCTTCTATAATAGAAGGTTTGCAAGCACATGTCTGAAATACAGAAAGAGCTGCAAAGGCAACTGTACGCCGGAGAACCATCCGTGCCCTCCGTATACACCGGATTTCGTGAAACTTGCGGAGAGCTATGGAGCTCAGGGTATCCGTGTGACCAGGCCGGAAGAGATTGATGCGGCATTTGAGAAGGCAAAAGAAAAGACTGACGGACCGACATTGATCGAATTCATTATTGACAGCGAGCAGCTGGTATTCCCGATGATGAAGACAGGCGGTTCCATCAACGAAATGATTATGGATCGATAG
- a CDS encoding PTS glucitol/sorbitol transporter subunit IIA: protein MIYQTTIKGMGDQVEAFVGEGIFVTFGDNAPDTLKDFCYSVEVTPVQGEIKPGSKLVIDGQEYKITMVGDVARENLNNLGHVTYSFNGSGECLPGSICVEKTDVPTLKVGSTISITE from the coding sequence ATGATTTATCAGACAACAATCAAAGGAATGGGAGATCAGGTAGAAGCATTTGTCGGAGAGGGGATCTTCGTAACATTTGGGGACAACGCTCCGGATACTTTAAAAGATTTCTGCTACTCTGTAGAAGTGACTCCGGTTCAGGGAGAGATCAAGCCGGGCAGTAAGCTTGTGATCGACGGACAGGAATACAAGATTACCATGGTTGGAGATGTTGCCAGAGAAAACCTGAACAACTTAGGCCACGTAACATACTCATTCAACGGAAGCGGGGAATGCCTTCCGGGAAGCATCTGTGTAGAAAAAACAGATGTGCCGACATTAAAAGTGGGAAGCACAATTTCTATCACAGAATAA
- a CDS encoding PTS glucitol/sorbitol transporter subunit IIB: MAEYRAIKIEKGSGGFGGPLTVKPEEGKDVLLFITGGGAEPDIVQKIVDLTGCRAVNGFKTTVPEKEIFLVIIDCGGTLRCGIYPQKRIPTINVNPVGKSGPMAKYITEDIYVSGVGMNQISAADGSAAPIRSEAPKTEEREFKYSADKKVSEQMGGNGGKKSSFIQKIGMGAGKVVATFNAAAKESVNTVLHTILPFMGFVSLLIGIIQGSGFGNWFAQMLKPLCGNIVGLVILGLICSIPFLSCLLGPGAVIAQIIGTLIGVEIGKGNIAPGLALPALFAINTQCACDFIPVGLGLAEADPETVEVGVPSVLYSRFIIGVPRVLVAFVASIGLYK; this comes from the coding sequence ATGGCAGAATACAGAGCAATTAAAATTGAAAAAGGAAGCGGCGGATTCGGCGGACCTTTAACCGTAAAACCGGAAGAAGGAAAAGACGTTTTATTATTCATCACCGGAGGAGGAGCAGAACCTGATATCGTTCAGAAGATCGTAGACCTCACCGGATGCCGTGCGGTAAACGGATTTAAGACAACTGTACCGGAAAAGGAAATTTTCCTAGTCATCATCGACTGTGGAGGAACTCTTCGCTGCGGTATCTATCCTCAGAAAAGAATTCCTACCATCAATGTAAACCCGGTCGGAAAATCCGGACCGATGGCGAAGTACATCACAGAAGACATCTATGTATCCGGTGTCGGCATGAACCAGATCAGCGCAGCAGACGGATCTGCGGCTCCGATCAGATCAGAGGCGCCTAAGACAGAAGAAAGAGAATTCAAATACAGTGCAGACAAGAAAGTTTCCGAGCAGATGGGCGGAAACGGCGGAAAGAAATCCAGCTTCATCCAGAAGATTGGTATGGGCGCAGGGAAAGTCGTAGCGACATTCAACGCGGCTGCGAAAGAATCCGTCAACACCGTATTACATACGATTCTCCCGTTCATGGGATTCGTGTCACTGCTGATCGGTATTATCCAGGGCTCCGGTTTCGGAAACTGGTTTGCACAGATGTTAAAACCACTCTGCGGAAATATCGTGGGACTTGTGATCTTAGGACTGATCTGTTCTATCCCGTTCCTGTCCTGTCTGTTAGGGCCTGGAGCCGTTATCGCTCAGATCATCGGTACTCTGATCGGTGTGGAAATCGGAAAAGGAAACATTGCTCCAGGACTTGCACTGCCGGCATTGTTTGCCATCAACACACAGTGTGCCTGTGACTTTATTCCGGTAGGTCTGGGACTTGCAGAAGCAGATCCGGAAACAGTTGAAGTCGGTGTGCCTTCTGTGCTATACTCAAGGTTCATCATAGGTGTGCCGCGTGTGCTTGTAGCATTCGTAGCAAGTATCGGATTATACAAATAA